The window GAAGAAACTGACTTATTGGTCAATTTACACTCACATTGTACCAGTGGTATGACTCCAATCAGTTATTATGCTGCATGTCAAGCAGGTGTTGACATCTTAGACACCGCTATTTCTCCTATCGCTTGGGGTACTTCACAGCCTCCAACAGAAAGTATTGTAGCATCCTTGCAAGGCACTGAATTTGACACTGGTCTTGACTTAAAAGCATTGAACCAAATCAAAAAATACTTTGAAGGACTCAGAGAACAATACGAAGGATACATTGATCCAATCAGTGAAAGAATCGATACTGATGTGTTGATGTACCAAATCCCTGGTGGAATGCTTTCAAACTTAATTTCACAATTAAAACAGCAAAACGCATTGGATAGATACCAAGATGTATTGGAAGAAATGCCTCGTGTAAGAAAGGATATGGGATACCCTCCACTTGTAACTCCAACCAGTCAAATCGTTGGTATTCAAGCTGTAATGAACGTCATTAACGGAGAAAGATACAAAATCGTTTCCAACGAGGTCAAAGAATACATGAAAGGTAACTATGGACGTGCTCCAGCACCAATCAATCAGGAAATCGCCAAGAAGATCATCGGCGATGAAGAACCTATTACCTGCAGACCTGCAGATTTGATAGAGCCTGAATATGAAAAATGGAAAAAGGAAGGTGAAGAGTTAGGAATCATCAAAAAAGAAGAGGATATCCTCACTCTTGCAATGTTACCTCCAGTTGCTAAACAGTTCCTTAAAGGGGAACTTGAAGAGGAACCATTCCCAGAAGTCCATATTGGCGATGCTGGCGACAACGACCTTGGAGCTATTCCAACCGAATACTCCGTGGAAGTTGATGGAGATATTTTCGATGTAAAGATCATGCCTACCGGATTCATGCAAGTTGATCCAAAAGGATCTGGAAACATTGGTCCTATCCCTGGTGCATTAACTGCATCCATGCAAGGTATGGTGCTTAAGATTAAAGTGAACACTGGAGACAAAGTCCAAAAAGGTACTGTAGTTGCAGTTCTTGAAGCTATGAAAATGGAAAACGATATCTACGCTGAAGAGGAAGGTATTGTGGAACAAATTTTCGTAGAAGAGGGAGATACTGTTAACGCAGGTGACAA of the Methanobrevibacter sp. genome contains:
- the oadA gene encoding sodium-extruding oxaloacetate decarboxylase subunit alpha; the encoded protein is MKVKITETAFRDAHQSLLATRMRTRDMVPIIEEMDKVGYHAIEAWGGATFDTCIRFLNEDPWERLRILKENFTETPLQMLLRGQNLLGYKHYADDIVTNFVEKSYENGIDIFRIFDAMNDIRNMQQSIKVAKEQGAHVQGTISYTISPVHTIDKFVEFAKELEALECDSIAIKDMAGLITPAVVFELVTRLKEETDLLVNLHSHCTSGMTPISYYAACQAGVDILDTAISPIAWGTSQPPTESIVASLQGTEFDTGLDLKALNQIKKYFEGLREQYEGYIDPISERIDTDVLMYQIPGGMLSNLISQLKQQNALDRYQDVLEEMPRVRKDMGYPPLVTPTSQIVGIQAVMNVINGERYKIVSNEVKEYMKGNYGRAPAPINQEIAKKIIGDEEPITCRPADLIEPEYEKWKKEGEELGIIKKEEDILTLAMLPPVAKQFLKGELEEEPFPEVHIGDAGDNDLGAIPTEYSVEVDGDIFDVKIMPTGFMQVDPKGSGNIGPIPGALTASMQGMVLKIKVNTGDKVQKGTVVAVLEAMKMENDIYAEEEGIVEQIFVEEGDTVNAGDNLMLIKPLDE